The following proteins come from a genomic window of Rhodospirillaceae bacterium:
- the moaB gene encoding molybdenum cofactor biosynthesis protein B produces the protein MPGIDETKPFVPINIGVLTITDSRTLETDTSGKILADRLTEAGHHLADRLIVKDEVPNIVAQLKAWIDDPNVDVVITNGGTGLTGRDVTPEAFTEVCEKEIPGFGELFRWVSLKSIGTSTVQSRATAGVARGTYLFALPGSNGAVKDGWDEILKYQLDSRHTPCNFVELIPRLREK, from the coding sequence ATGCCTGGAATTGATGAAACCAAACCTTTTGTTCCCATTAACATCGGTGTTCTCACGATCACCGATAGCCGGACGTTAGAAACCGACACTTCGGGCAAAATACTGGCAGATCGTCTGACAGAGGCCGGTCATCATTTGGCTGACCGTCTCATCGTCAAAGACGAGGTGCCTAATATCGTCGCGCAACTCAAGGCGTGGATTGATGACCCCAATGTGGACGTTGTGATCACCAATGGCGGCACCGGCCTGACAGGTCGCGACGTGACGCCAGAAGCCTTTACTGAAGTTTGTGAAAAAGAAATTCCGGGCTTTGGTGAATTGTTTCGCTGGGTGAGTTTGAAATCGATCGGCACATCAACGGTGCAATCCCGCGCGACCGCAGGCGTGGCGCGGGGCACCTATTTGTTCGCGTTGCCGGGGTCAAACGGCGCGGTCAAAGATGGCTGGGACGAAATTCTGAAATACCAGTTGGATAGTCGTCACACGCCCTGCAACTTTGTCGAACTGATCCCGCGCTTGCGTGAAAAGTAG
- a CDS encoding TIGR04283 family arsenosugar biosynthesis glycosyltransferase, with translation MHNSETPTLSVVLPTLNAAATLETCLSALHAWSDTLQLIIVDGGSEDHTVKIAHAAGATILPSEKGRGAQLARGGVAATRQWVLFLHADTVLSDDWVGEVQAYISKPAQTSKAAAFRFALDDGSPSARRIERMVAWRCRRLGLPYGDQGLLIRKDLYDEIGGYRPLPLMEDVDLVRRIGRRGIHMFEARAVTSAERYRKNGWWARPSRNLFCLFIYMCGVPPRWIAKLYG, from the coding sequence ATGCATAACTCAGAAACGCCAACCCTTTCCGTTGTTCTTCCCACATTGAATGCAGCAGCAACATTAGAGACCTGTCTGTCTGCGCTGCATGCGTGGTCGGATACCTTGCAACTCATTATCGTCGATGGCGGATCAGAAGATCACACCGTGAAGATTGCTCACGCGGCTGGCGCGACGATATTGCCGTCCGAGAAAGGCCGTGGCGCGCAACTGGCCCGGGGTGGCGTGGCAGCAACACGCCAATGGGTGCTGTTTCTCCATGCCGACACCGTTTTGAGCGATGACTGGGTGGGTGAGGTCCAGGCATATATTTCCAAACCAGCGCAAACCTCTAAGGCCGCGGCGTTTCGATTTGCGTTGGATGACGGCTCCCCGTCTGCACGGCGCATTGAACGCATGGTCGCGTGGCGCTGCCGCAGATTGGGTTTACCTTACGGGGATCAAGGTCTGCTGATCCGCAAAGACCTTTACGACGAGATTGGCGGATACCGGCCCCTGCCTCTGATGGAAGACGTTGACCTCGTGCGACGAATCGGGCGGCGCGGTATTCATATGTTTGAGGCACGCGCTGTGACCTCAGCAGAGCGGTATCGCAAGAACGGGTGGTGGGCGCGGCCATCGCGGAATTTGTTCTGCCTGTTTATTTATATGTGTGGTGTGCCACCGCGCTGGATTGCAAAGCTCTACGGATGA
- a CDS encoding TIGR04282 family arsenosugar biosynthesis glycosyltransferase yields MTRGVLIVMARAPRLGAVKSRLARDIGVLDAWRFYRTTLAATVRHLRSPNEWRTVLQITPDRERSTKGQWPKKSAILKQGRGNIGLRMERGLTAFGRGVPVVLIGSDIPNVTSDHIRSAFKALGHADVVFGPATDGGYWLVGFANRRPIRHPFTNVRWSSPDALKDTLVNLRQLKAATISTLSDVDDGNSYACWRYFSRKRGISSTKLQGV; encoded by the coding sequence ATGACCAGGGGGGTTCTCATTGTCATGGCGCGGGCCCCAAGATTGGGGGCCGTAAAATCCCGATTGGCCCGTGATATCGGCGTTCTGGATGCCTGGCGGTTTTACCGCACCACGCTTGCAGCAACGGTTCGGCATCTGAGAAGCCCCAACGAATGGCGGACCGTTCTACAGATTACCCCAGACCGGGAGCGGAGCACCAAGGGCCAATGGCCCAAAAAGAGCGCGATCCTGAAACAAGGACGCGGCAATATTGGCCTGCGCATGGAGCGCGGCCTTACGGCCTTTGGACGTGGCGTGCCGGTCGTGCTGATTGGTAGCGACATACCAAACGTGACCAGCGATCATATTCGCAGCGCGTTCAAAGCCCTGGGGCACGCAGATGTAGTGTTCGGACCTGCAACCGATGGCGGCTACTGGCTGGTTGGGTTTGCCAATCGACGGCCCATACGACACCCCTTTACTAACGTGAGGTGGTCCTCACCAGATGCGCTTAAAGATACGCTGGTAAACTTACGGCAGCTTAAGGCCGCGACGATTAGCACGTTGAGCGATGTGGATGACGGCAATAGCTACGCGTGTTGGCGCTACTTTTCACGCAAGCGCGGGATCAGTTCGACAAAGTTGCAGGGCGTGTGA
- a CDS encoding protein-disulfide reductase DsbD family protein, translating to MKILYSYTLWLGLVLSAGSSVSVAQPITQATVSTERITATLMTERPAVAPGESLWVGLKMKIAEGWHTYWVNPGDSGLAAMIDWSLAPGLDVGPIQWPTPERQPYGTLMNFGYSNEVTLLARLSVADDAPTGDAMLSARATWLVCADICIPEDGSFSIPITVDPSAPKASTLDGAHLMSVASTLPEPVPGPISATSDGKALTITANWPSVPDGEIVLFPYATYLMDNTAPQNVTVTPDGFQLSVATVPDPDQPDTLGGLITIGSGDTLRAFAFENAPMTIGATPAPVMAATADMSFVVAIAFAFLGGILLNLMPCVLPVLSMKALAIVKHGGDGNAKRDTLAYTAGVMASFAVLVVVLLALKAGGDRLGWGFQLQSPGFVTILAYIMLAVGLSLSGVFNIGSGLMGVGGGWIKGDGPVGSFLTGVLAAVVATPCTAPLMAPAIGYALTQPPLVVFAVFQSLAIGLAAPFLLIGFVPAFARALPKPGAWMETFKQALAFPMYAAAAWLVWVVAQQADPMGLAATMAGLILIAFTAWLFGRTPAEGRGRLIGMGFAAVAVMGAIVLASVPQPPTAGATTAQSAETNWEAFTPARLEELQANGTPVFINFTAAWCITCLVNERAVISTEAVRAALEGEGVAYLKADWTNRDPAITAKLESFGRSGVPLYVLYDKNGTAKVQPQVLTPGAFIEALESL from the coding sequence ATGAAAATTTTGTACTCTTATACCTTGTGGCTTGGCCTCGTTCTAAGCGCGGGCTCTAGCGTCAGTGTTGCACAACCCATAACCCAGGCAACAGTTTCAACAGAGCGCATTACTGCCACCCTGATGACCGAACGCCCTGCGGTTGCCCCGGGGGAAAGCCTTTGGGTGGGCCTCAAAATGAAAATCGCCGAAGGATGGCACACCTATTGGGTGAACCCGGGAGACTCCGGCCTAGCGGCGATGATTGATTGGAGCCTGGCTCCCGGATTAGATGTTGGTCCCATTCAATGGCCAACGCCAGAGCGTCAGCCCTATGGCACGCTGATGAATTTTGGCTACAGCAATGAAGTCACGCTGCTGGCAAGACTCTCGGTCGCCGATGACGCTCCGACGGGCGATGCAATGCTGTCTGCGCGCGCGACATGGCTGGTGTGTGCCGACATTTGTATTCCGGAAGATGGATCGTTTTCCATCCCGATTACAGTTGATCCGTCAGCGCCAAAAGCCTCCACCCTAGATGGCGCGCACTTAATGTCTGTCGCATCGACACTCCCGGAGCCTGTACCTGGCCCGATCAGCGCCACGTCTGACGGGAAAGCACTAACGATCACCGCAAACTGGCCAAGTGTTCCGGATGGGGAAATTGTCCTCTTCCCTTATGCCACCTATCTGATGGACAACACAGCACCGCAAAATGTGACGGTAACCCCTGATGGTTTTCAGCTCAGTGTTGCCACTGTGCCTGACCCTGATCAACCGGACACGTTAGGCGGGCTCATTACGATTGGTTCGGGAGACACTTTACGCGCGTTCGCGTTTGAAAATGCGCCAATGACAATTGGAGCCACTCCAGCACCGGTTATGGCAGCAACGGCTGACATGAGCTTTGTGGTCGCCATCGCCTTTGCCTTCTTAGGCGGCATCCTCCTCAACCTCATGCCCTGCGTTTTGCCGGTGCTTTCCATGAAGGCTTTGGCGATCGTGAAACATGGCGGTGATGGCAACGCCAAACGTGACACTCTGGCTTACACGGCTGGGGTGATGGCCTCCTTTGCTGTTTTGGTTGTTGTGCTGCTTGCCCTAAAAGCCGGAGGTGATCGCCTTGGGTGGGGATTCCAATTACAGTCTCCTGGTTTTGTAACGATTCTGGCCTACATCATGCTGGCCGTTGGCCTCAGCTTATCGGGCGTGTTTAACATCGGCAGCGGCCTGATGGGCGTTGGCGGAGGTTGGATAAAAGGCGACGGCCCGGTGGGCTCGTTCCTAACGGGCGTGTTGGCCGCCGTTGTTGCAACGCCGTGCACAGCGCCATTGATGGCCCCTGCAATTGGATACGCGTTAACCCAACCACCGCTTGTTGTGTTCGCTGTTTTTCAAAGCTTAGCCATAGGGCTGGCCGCGCCCTTTCTGTTGATTGGGTTCGTGCCCGCTTTTGCCCGCGCATTGCCAAAACCAGGGGCTTGGATGGAGACATTCAAGCAAGCACTGGCTTTTCCCATGTACGCCGCAGCCGCATGGCTGGTATGGGTTGTCGCGCAACAAGCAGACCCAATGGGACTGGCCGCCACAATGGCCGGACTCATTCTCATTGCCTTTACGGCATGGCTGTTTGGCCGGACACCGGCAGAGGGTCGTGGACGGCTTATAGGAATGGGTTTCGCGGCTGTTGCCGTTATGGGTGCCATTGTCCTGGCTAGTGTTCCTCAGCCGCCGACCGCAGGGGCCACTACGGCACAAAGCGCCGAGACCAATTGGGAAGCCTTTACACCCGCACGTTTGGAGGAACTCCAAGCAAACGGAACGCCCGTGTTTATTAATTTCACCGCCGCATGGTGCATTACCTGCCTGGTAAATGAGCGTGCCGTTATTTCTACAGAAGCCGTGCGCGCGGCCCTGGAAGGCGAGGGCGTGGCTTACCTCAAGGCAGACTGGACCAATAGAGACCCTGCGATCACCGCAAAACTAGAATCCTTCGGCCGCTCGGGCGTTCCGCTTTATGTGCTATATGACAAAAATGGAACAGCGAAGGTGCAACCGCAGGTATTGACGCCTGGCGCCTTCATTGAGGCTCTTGAAAGCCTTTAA
- a CDS encoding type II toxin-antitoxin system RelE/ParE family toxin: MSLKVHLTAGAVRDLENIHEHTTDYRSPREADQVLDKFEKIFQTLKAQPERGRHPPELLDLGILEYRELISAPYRLVYRAEGNDVYVIVIADGRRDMQSLLSRRLLEP, encoded by the coding sequence ATGAGTTTGAAGGTGCATTTGACCGCCGGTGCGGTCCGTGACCTAGAAAATATCCATGAACATACAACTGATTACCGATCACCCCGCGAAGCAGATCAGGTTCTTGATAAATTTGAGAAAATTTTTCAGACTCTAAAGGCGCAGCCCGAACGGGGCCGCCATCCTCCGGAATTGCTTGATCTCGGCATTTTGGAATACCGCGAGCTCATCTCGGCACCCTATCGTCTGGTCTACCGTGCAGAGGGTAATGACGTATATGTCATAGTGATCGCCGATGGTCGGCGCGATATGCAGAGCTTGCTTTCCCGTCGCCTGCTGGAACCCTAG
- a CDS encoding electron transfer flavoprotein-ubiquinone oxidoreductase, whose translation MNGAATEREAMEFDVVIVGGGPAGLSAAIRLKQLAAEKEQELSVCVLEKGSEIGAHILSGAVIDPIALNELIPDWKEKGAPLKTEVKDDRFLFLTESGGFRVPNFLMPPLMNNHGNYIVSLGNVCRWLAEQAEALEVEIYPGFAGSEVLYADDGSVRGVATGDMGIGRDGDHTASYEPGIELIGKYTLIAEGVRGSLAKELIAKFNLDADSDVPKFGIGLKELWEVKPENHVLGQVTHTMGWPLSSDTGGGSFMYHLEDHQVSIGFVVHLNYKNPHLSPFDEFQRFKHHPKIKAVLEGGRRISYGARAITEGGFQSVPKLTFAGGALIGCSAGFVNLPRIKGSHNAMKSGMLAAEAAFEAVTAGRSGDELTAYATAYKNSWIYKDLKHVRNVKPLWSKLGTFAGLMLGGLDMWMNNLGIGLPFTMKHGKRDSDTLMTAANTQPIAYPKPDGVISFDKLSSVFISNTNHEENQPVHLKLKDPSVPIAKNLPQWDEPAQRYCPAGVYEVVDKDQGDGKRFQINAQNCVHCKTCDIKDPSQNINWVVPQGGGGPNYPNM comes from the coding sequence ATGAACGGCGCGGCGACTGAACGAGAAGCGATGGAATTCGACGTGGTGATCGTGGGTGGAGGCCCGGCGGGGCTTTCGGCGGCCATCAGGCTGAAACAACTCGCCGCAGAGAAAGAGCAAGAGCTGTCAGTCTGTGTCCTTGAGAAAGGATCAGAGATTGGCGCGCATATTCTGTCTGGCGCGGTGATTGACCCCATTGCCTTGAATGAGCTGATCCCAGACTGGAAAGAAAAAGGCGCACCTCTGAAGACTGAGGTTAAAGACGACCGGTTTCTATTTTTGACAGAGTCCGGCGGGTTTAGGGTTCCGAATTTCCTGATGCCACCACTGATGAACAACCATGGCAATTATATCGTCAGCCTGGGAAACGTCTGCCGGTGGTTGGCAGAACAAGCCGAAGCCTTAGAAGTTGAAATTTACCCTGGGTTTGCCGGCTCAGAAGTTTTGTATGCGGACGATGGGTCTGTGCGGGGTGTTGCAACCGGCGACATGGGCATTGGCCGCGACGGTGACCACACGGCAAGCTACGAACCCGGCATCGAACTGATTGGCAAATACACCCTGATCGCTGAAGGCGTGAGAGGATCGTTGGCCAAAGAACTCATCGCCAAATTTAATCTGGACGCTGACAGCGACGTGCCGAAATTTGGTATTGGCCTCAAAGAGCTCTGGGAAGTTAAGCCTGAAAATCATGTATTGGGACAGGTTACCCATACCATGGGCTGGCCGCTCTCGAGCGATACGGGCGGCGGGTCGTTCATGTACCACCTGGAAGACCATCAGGTGTCAATCGGATTTGTGGTGCATCTGAATTACAAAAATCCGCATCTGTCGCCGTTCGATGAATTTCAACGCTTTAAGCATCACCCCAAAATTAAGGCGGTGTTGGAGGGTGGACGCCGAATCTCTTACGGCGCGCGCGCCATCACCGAGGGTGGATTTCAATCGGTGCCGAAGCTGACATTTGCCGGAGGGGCGCTTATTGGGTGCTCGGCCGGGTTCGTGAACCTGCCGCGAATCAAAGGCAGCCACAACGCCATGAAGTCCGGCATGCTTGCCGCAGAAGCGGCCTTCGAAGCTGTAACAGCCGGACGCAGTGGCGATGAGCTGACAGCCTACGCGACCGCCTACAAAAACTCATGGATTTACAAAGACCTGAAGCACGTACGGAACGTCAAACCACTGTGGAGCAAGCTCGGCACCTTTGCCGGGTTGATGCTGGGCGGCCTGGACATGTGGATGAACAATCTGGGCATCGGCTTACCGTTCACCATGAAGCACGGCAAACGCGATTCTGACACATTGATGACTGCCGCAAACACCCAGCCAATTGCCTATCCGAAACCGGATGGTGTCATTTCATTTGATAAGTTGAGTTCCGTCTTTATTTCCAACACCAACCACGAAGAAAACCAACCTGTCCATCTGAAACTAAAAGACCCCTCGGTGCCGATTGCAAAAAATCTGCCGCAATGGGACGAACCGGCCCAACGGTATTGCCCGGCCGGGGTCTACGAAGTGGTGGATAAGGATCAAGGCGACGGAAAACGGTTCCAGATCAACGCCCAAAACTGTGTCCATTGCAAAACTTGCGACATCAAAGACCCCAGTCAAAATATCAACTGGGTTGTGCCTCAGGGTGGTGGTGGCCCCAATTACCCAAATATGTAG
- a CDS encoding 4-(cytidine 5'-diphospho)-2-C-methyl-D-erythritol kinase has product MTRILRLSAAAKVNLSLHITGRRSDGYHYLDSLIGFTNVCDLLTVSRSEDIILRVTGPNGSAVKADGRNLVVRAAKLVQKHLGISAGAAFTLEKNTPVAAGMGGGSADAAATVTACLALWGTPDSKPITDQILADELGADVPVCRYGRAAHISGIGETITPALNWPEAWLVLVNPNIALSTKEVFAAFDGEFDLACDRTFKGRSFDEFVGFLLAQKNSLTPPACLIAPQIKSVLEALEKVSGCALARMSGSGPTCFGLFETQDLAETAAGELGHHQTEWWVKSTPLRVTTQALEAPHL; this is encoded by the coding sequence ATGACGAGGATATTGCGGCTCTCTGCTGCAGCAAAAGTAAATCTATCTTTGCATATCACCGGACGCCGCAGCGACGGATATCATTATTTAGACTCGCTCATTGGGTTCACCAACGTCTGTGACCTTCTGACAGTTTCACGGTCTGAGGACATCATCCTCAGGGTGACCGGACCAAACGGAAGTGCCGTTAAGGCCGATGGTCGTAATCTGGTTGTCCGTGCCGCCAAACTCGTTCAGAAGCATCTCGGTATCTCCGCAGGTGCAGCTTTCACATTGGAAAAAAACACGCCGGTCGCAGCGGGCATGGGCGGTGGGTCGGCTGATGCAGCGGCGACCGTAACCGCCTGCCTCGCACTTTGGGGAACACCGGACTCAAAACCGATTACGGATCAGATCCTGGCTGATGAACTCGGAGCCGATGTTCCAGTTTGCCGCTATGGTCGTGCGGCCCATATCAGTGGCATTGGTGAAACCATTACACCTGCGTTGAACTGGCCAGAGGCTTGGTTGGTTTTGGTAAACCCAAACATTGCGTTGTCGACAAAAGAGGTCTTTGCCGCCTTTGATGGTGAGTTTGATTTAGCATGTGACCGCACATTCAAAGGCCGAAGTTTTGATGAATTTGTTGGTTTTCTATTAGCTCAAAAAAACAGCCTCACACCACCAGCCTGTTTAATCGCGCCACAGATTAAATCTGTGCTTGAGGCTCTAGAGAAGGTGAGCGGATGTGCCCTAGCCAGGATGAGCGGCTCGGGACCAACCTGTTTTGGCCTGTTTGAAACCCAAGACCTGGCTGAAACTGCAGCAGGTGAACTGGGCCATCACCAGACTGAGTGGTGGGTAAAATCAACGCCTTTACGGGTAACAACCCAAGCCCTGGAAGCGCCACATTTGTGA
- a CDS encoding tetratricopeptide repeat protein: MSTSAISSNILSSRSPWLAAILAVGFLAVPSHADAEQAGLAGLYLSARHAQMSADPAAAAAFYDQALKIDPDNRGMTFNAYFQKAQAGDIEGALPYAAAAYADRPSLSVAPLLIAIDHYSKGRFEEANDLIERISGRSNVGLALPLLRTWSRAPLKTPAEALASLAPYEGRAEWRVLAATMSALVNEYYGQTDAALVYYRALASQIESHPLSVLRLVSGAFHRLGHSDEAVAAVAQFRETRGESALWSGYLAQYEDPEKAPPAVTAQVGMAEALYAITRIRMASARRASGLQLGLVYAHMALYLNPDLDSLRREVADAMSIRGQYDSANMMLNAIKPNDPGYLIARLRLAENLERQGKTEDAISLLEELARLRPTLPEPLITLGDILRNRERFDEAVATYDRAFSRYPNGEPTSWALYYTRGMALERAQNWKRAEADFKRALELSPEQAQVLNYLGYSWLDQGINVAEARRMIETAVSLRPEDGFIIDSLGWAMYLMGEYEDAVVQLERAVTINTSDPTINEHLGDAYWQVGRENEARFQWRRALSLEPDSEQAEQLRDKLQRGIARN; encoded by the coding sequence ATGAGTACATCTGCTATTTCTTCTAATATCTTATCATCACGCTCGCCATGGCTTGCAGCCATTCTGGCGGTGGGGTTTTTAGCTGTACCGTCCCACGCTGACGCAGAGCAGGCAGGTCTGGCGGGCTTATATCTCTCAGCCCGGCATGCGCAAATGTCGGCTGATCCGGCAGCCGCTGCCGCATTTTATGATCAGGCCCTTAAAATAGACCCTGACAATCGCGGCATGACCTTCAATGCCTATTTTCAGAAGGCGCAAGCTGGAGATATTGAGGGGGCCTTGCCATATGCCGCCGCCGCCTACGCTGACCGACCAAGTTTGTCTGTTGCTCCCCTGCTGATCGCCATTGATCATTACAGCAAAGGACGGTTCGAAGAAGCAAACGACTTGATTGAACGTATCTCAGGCCGCAGTAACGTTGGCCTCGCCCTGCCTCTCCTCCGCACATGGTCGCGCGCACCGCTGAAAACACCTGCGGAAGCCTTAGCTTCGCTTGCGCCCTACGAAGGACGCGCCGAATGGCGTGTTCTTGCCGCAACAATGTCGGCCCTTGTGAATGAGTACTACGGCCAGACCGACGCGGCATTGGTCTACTATCGGGCACTGGCCAGTCAAATTGAGTCTCACCCGCTTTCAGTTTTACGTCTGGTCTCTGGGGCTTTTCATCGCCTCGGGCACAGCGATGAGGCTGTTGCAGCCGTTGCACAGTTCCGTGAGACACGTGGTGAATCAGCTTTATGGTCAGGCTATCTGGCGCAATATGAAGACCCGGAGAAAGCACCACCGGCGGTCACAGCACAGGTCGGGATGGCTGAAGCGCTCTACGCCATTACCAGAATACGTATGGCCAGTGCCCGGCGGGCCTCCGGTCTGCAACTCGGACTCGTTTACGCGCACATGGCGCTCTACCTGAACCCAGACCTTGATAGTTTGCGCCGCGAAGTGGCGGACGCCATGTCAATCCGTGGGCAGTATGACTCTGCCAATATGATGCTGAACGCCATTAAGCCGAATGACCCTGGATATCTCATTGCCCGACTGCGACTGGCTGAGAACCTTGAGCGCCAAGGCAAGACCGAAGACGCCATATCACTTTTGGAAGAGTTAGCGCGACTGCGACCAACGTTGCCAGAACCGCTGATCACGTTGGGGGATATTCTTCGCAACCGCGAACGCTTTGACGAAGCCGTTGCGACCTATGACCGGGCCTTTAGCCGCTATCCAAATGGAGAACCCACAAGCTGGGCTTTGTACTACACCCGCGGCATGGCCTTAGAACGGGCGCAGAATTGGAAACGTGCAGAAGCAGATTTTAAGAGGGCCCTGGAGTTGTCACCAGAACAGGCCCAAGTGCTGAATTATCTGGGCTATTCTTGGCTTGATCAGGGTATAAATGTTGCTGAAGCCCGGCGCATGATCGAAACGGCGGTGAGCCTGCGGCCAGAAGACGGCTTCATCATCGATAGCCTCGGTTGGGCGATGTACCTGATGGGCGAATATGAAGACGCCGTTGTTCAATTGGAGCGGGCGGTGACCATCAACACCTCAGACCCAACAATTAATGAGCACCTGGGCGACGCGTATTGGCAAGTCGGGCGGGAAAACGAAGCCCGCTTTCAATGGCGACGCGCCTTATCTCTTGAGCCAGACAGCGAGCAAGCCGAACAACTGCGCGACAAGCTGCAACGTGGCATTGCACGCAACTGA
- a CDS encoding type II toxin-antitoxin system Phd/YefM family antitoxin: protein MKLSGRIKPLSYLKAHALDVFRSLSESGEPLVVTHNGEAKMVLQDIKSFERGQETMALLKVLALGNRDIEAGRIEPASDVLKRLRTKNVRA, encoded by the coding sequence ATGAAATTATCCGGACGTATCAAACCTCTCAGTTACCTCAAAGCACACGCGCTTGATGTGTTTCGCTCATTGTCAGAGAGCGGCGAGCCCTTGGTCGTAACACATAACGGGGAGGCCAAAATGGTACTCCAGGACATCAAAAGTTTTGAGCGAGGTCAGGAAACGATGGCCCTTCTGAAAGTACTTGCACTTGGCAATCGCGACATTGAAGCAGGGCGGATCGAGCCAGCCAGTGATGTTCTGAAACGCCTGCGTACGAAAAACGTCAGAGCATGA
- a CDS encoding uracil-DNA glycosylase — translation MSDNLQQNPLTPEQILRFYLDVGVDETIGSAPVDRYALSKLAAKSQKPPVQTPVQPAFQAANPARDAGRGQAARPAQPVASGGGRAATIPVRSSKEGVSAAQAAQAAHTLEDLRAAVQAFEGCALKSTAKNTVFADGNPEGRLMVIGEAPGSDEDRQGLPFVGVSGKLLDLMLESIGYTRENAYITNVVPWRPPGNRTPTPEEVGMCLPFLMRHIELIKPQVILTVGGLSAKTLLNRTEGITRLRGRWDELTLPGLEVPVPIIATFHPAYLLRSPQQKRFAWRDLLAVKARLDSNPGP, via the coding sequence ATGAGCGATAACCTTCAACAAAATCCCTTAACTCCAGAACAGATACTCCGTTTCTATCTGGATGTTGGGGTGGATGAGACGATTGGCAGCGCGCCGGTTGATCGCTATGCCCTGTCTAAGCTCGCCGCCAAAAGCCAAAAACCCCCGGTTCAAACCCCAGTTCAACCAGCTTTTCAGGCCGCTAACCCGGCACGTGATGCCGGGCGCGGACAGGCCGCTCGCCCCGCTCAACCAGTAGCTTCTGGAGGCGGTCGCGCGGCCACCATTCCTGTGCGATCCTCTAAAGAAGGTGTTTCTGCAGCGCAAGCGGCGCAAGCGGCGCACACGCTCGAAGACCTGAGGGCTGCTGTTCAGGCTTTTGAGGGCTGCGCGCTCAAATCGACGGCCAAGAACACAGTGTTTGCTGACGGCAACCCAGAAGGCCGCCTGATGGTGATCGGCGAAGCGCCCGGCAGTGATGAGGATCGCCAAGGTCTGCCGTTTGTTGGCGTGTCCGGCAAGTTGCTTGACCTCATGCTCGAGTCCATCGGCTACACCCGTGAGAATGCCTATATCACCAATGTTGTGCCGTGGCGGCCTCCTGGCAACCGCACACCGACGCCTGAAGAAGTCGGCATGTGCCTGCCGTTTCTGATGCGCCACATCGAACTCATCAAACCCCAGGTGATTTTGACAGTGGGGGGGCTCTCCGCCAAAACCTTACTCAATCGCACCGAGGGCATTACGCGGCTGCGCGGCCGATGGGATGAGCTCACGCTTCCTGGGTTAGAGGTTCCGGTTCCCATCATCGCCACCTTCCATCCGGCTTATTTGTTGCGCTCCCCCCAGCAAAAACGATTCGCATGGCGTGATCTTCTTGCTGTGAAGGCCAGACTGGACAGCAATCCTGGTCCATGA